The Chloroflexota bacterium DNA segment TTCCTTTCAACCGATCTCCCATGGTTCAACCCTCCTTAATAGTAAAAATCTCTGCTGAATATCATCAGCTCGCTGGCGAGACGAAACTGCTCGCCGTTTTCCCAAAATTTGAACACATACTTTATCTGTTCGACCTCAGCAATTATCTAATGCTATTCAGAACGAGTAGTTATTTTATCATTTGAGCCGGTAGCCAGAGGGCGATCTCCGGAAACACTGCCAAGAGAACAACCCCCACTAGTACTAGAAGTGCGAAGGGAATCACTCCGCGTATTATATCCTCCATGGAAATACCTAGGTCAGGACTGACCGTCCCCCGCAGAAAAAATATCCCTGGGGCAAAAGGGGGCGTCATAAAAGACGCTTGAAGGTTGACACAAACCATTATGGCGAACCACAGTGGATCAAAACCCATGGCTGGGGCTAGCGGCGAGATTATGGGCACGATGATGAAAAGGATGCCTATCCAGTCGATGAAAAATCCCAAAAGGAAAACCAAGAACATGACCGCGGCCAAAGACCCCCACCGCCCGCCCGGTGTGGCCAGGATAAGATCCTCTACCACCTGCGCCCCTCCAGCACTGATAAAGATGCCGACAAGACCAAAGGCGGCACTACCAATGAGCAATATGATAGCGGTGAGTCTGAGCGTCTCCAGCGCGGTATCCCGAAGCACCCGCCAGCTAAACCGCCGGTAGACGACGGCCAGCACGGTTGCCACAACAGCGCCGCTTGCCGAGGCCTCGGTCGGTGGCGCAATCCCCAGGAAAATCACGCCCAGCACAGCGAGAATCAGCAGGGCTGTTGGCAGTACTGCCTTTGCCGCCACCACTGTCTTTACCATGAAAGGGGCTCTTCTCTCTTCGGCAGGTATAGCCGGCGCCAGATCCGGCTGAAGTCGGCAGCGAATGGCAATGTAAGAGCAGTATAATATCGACAGCATAAAGCCGGGGAAAAAGGCGGCCATGAATAATTTGCCCACTGATATCCAGGCCATGGGCCCGTAGAGGACCAGCATAACACTAGGGGGAATCAGGATACCTAGGCACCCCCCGGCCACTACCGCGCCGCAGGCCAGACTCTTGTCGTAGCCACGCCTGACCATAGCGGGCAGAGCCACCAGAGCTAGCATGGCGATAGAAGCAGCGATTATGCCCACGGCGGCGGCCAGGACTGTGCCGATGATCACAGTGATTATGGCCAAACCACCTCTCAGGCCACCCAGCCATAGATAGAGAGCGTCATACATCTTTTCGGCGATGCCAGAATACTGGAGCATGCTGCCCATGAAGATAAAACATGGTACCGCCACA contains these protein-coding regions:
- a CDS encoding TRAP transporter large permease subunit, with the translated sequence MIEISPEVVAIIFIVAIFAGILTGFPLAITLGGVAVVMGYLLFGPSSFEILYTRAFHLLMNYTLVAVPCFIFMGSMLQYSGIAEKMYDALYLWLGGLRGGLAIITVIIGTVLAAAVGIIAASIAMLALVALPAMVRRGYDKSLACGAVVAGGCLGILIPPSVMLVLYGPMAWISVGKLFMAAFFPGFMLSILYCSYIAIRCRLQPDLAPAIPAEERRAPFMVKTVVAAKAVLPTALLILAVLGVIFLGIAPPTEASASGAVVATVLAVVYRRFSWRVLRDTALETLRLTAIILLIGSAAFGLVGIFISAGGAQVVEDLILATPGGRWGSLAAVMFLVFLLGFFIDWIGILFIIVPIISPLAPAMGFDPLWFAIMVCVNLQASFMTPPFAPGIFFLRGTVSPDLGISMEDIIRGVIPFALLVLVGVVLLAVFPEIALWLPAQMIK